In Populus nigra chromosome 1, ddPopNigr1.1, whole genome shotgun sequence, one genomic interval encodes:
- the LOC133693438 gene encoding histone H3.2 — MARTKQTARKSTGGKAPRKQLATKAARKSAPATGGVKKPHRFRPGTVALREIRKYQKSTELLIRKLPFQRLVREIAQDFKTDLRFQSSAVAALQEAAEAYLVGLFEDTNLCAIHAKRVTIMPKDIQLARRIRGERA; from the coding sequence ATGGCCCGCACAAAGCAGACAGCGAGAAAATCGACCGGAGGGAAGGCCCCAAGGAAGCAACTAGCGACTAAGGCTGCCAGGAAGTCAGCTCCAGCCACCGGAGGAGTGAAGAAGCCCCACCGATTCAGGCCGGGAACGGTGGCGTTGAGAGAAATAAGGAAGTACCAGAAGAGCACAGAGCTGTTGATAAGAAAGCTACCATTTCAGAGGCTGGTGAGAGAAATAGCCCAAGATTTCAAGACAGACTTGAGGTTCCAAAGCAGCGCAGTAGCAGCACTTCAAGAGGCAGCAGAGGCATACCTTGTTGGGTTGTTTGAGGACACCAACTTGTGTGCTATTCATGCTAAGAGGGTCACTATCATGCCTAAGGATATTCAGCTGGCCCGTAGAATTAGAGGGGAGAGAGCTTAA